The DNA region TCGATATGGTCGGGCTGGATCGCGTAGCTCGTGCCGCCGAGCGTCGCCTGGCCGTGCACTGTGATGGTGTTGGTGCCGATACCTTCGATCTTCGCGCCGAGCGCGACCAGGAAATTGGCGAGGTCCTGCACATGCGGCTCGGAGGCCGCGTTGCGCAGATAGGTGGTGCCGCGGGCGGCGACGGCGGCGACCAGCGCGTTCTCCGTCGCGGTGACGCTGGGCTCGTCGAGGAACACATCGGCGCCCTTCAGGCGCGCGGCGCGGAATTCCAGCCGGTGCGTCGCGGTGACCGTGGCGCCGAGCTGCTCGAAGGCCAGAAAATGCGTGTCGAGCCGGCGGCGGCCGATCACGTCGCCGCCGGGCGGCGGCAACGCGACCTCGCCGCAGCGGGCGAGCAGCGGACCTGCCAGCAGGATCGAGGCGCGGATCCGCGCGCACAGAGCCGGATCGAGATCGGCGGCGCGGATCTCCTTGGCATGGATCTGCAGCGTGTTGCGCTCGGTCCATTCGGCGCTGGCGCCGACCGAGCGGCACAGCTCGACCAGCGTTTCGGTGTCGCGAATGCGCGGCACGTTGGTCAGCGTGACCGGATGCTCGGTGAGCAGGGCAGCTGCGATGATCGGCAGCGCGGAGTTCTTGTTGCCCGACGGCTCGATGGTGCCCGAAAGGCGGCGGCCGCCTTCGACGATGTATTGGATCGGCGGCACGCGGAATGTCCCCTAACGCATCATCCAGACTTGGATTCGAATGTGGCCACGCGAAATTCCGCAACGGAATCAATGGCTGTCCGGCACCGTAACACAACTCCCGGCGCAGCTTCCACACGAAAGGTAGCCGCGCGACGGTGCGAAGCGCGCGGTCACGGACACGTCATCTCGGCCGAGCCGTCGCGTCGGCAGCGCATGTCGGCCTGGCCGCCGGGAGCAGGTCCCTAGATGTCGATGGTGGCGCTGAGCGAGTTTTCCTGGATGAAGTCGCGGCGTGGTTCGACCACGTCGCCCATCAGCTTGGTGAAGATATCGTCGGCCTCGTCGACCTCCTTGATCTTCACCTGGAGCAGCGAGCGCGCCTCGGTGTCCAGCGTCGTCTCCCACAGCTGCTCCGGGTTCATCTCGCCGAGACCTTTGTAGCGCTGCAGCGAGATGCCCTTGCGGGCGGCATCGGTCACGGCCTCGAACAGGTCGATCGGGCCGTGAATGGTCTGCTCGGCATCCTTGCGCCGGAGCTTGCCCGCCCGCACGTAGATCTCCTGCAGCCTGGTCGCATACTCGTCGAGCTTGCGTGCATCGGCCGAGCCGAGAAACGCGTCGTCGATCACGGCCACTTCCTTGACGCCGCGCACGGTGCGCTCGAACTGGAAGCCCTGTCCTTCCGTGAAGGTGCCGATCCAGCCGCGCTCCACTTCGTCGGCAACCGCATCCAGCCGCTTGGCGATGTAATCAGCCGCGGAGTTGGCGGTCGCGATATCGCTGGTGATTCTCGGGGTCAGCACGCCGGCGATCGCGGCCTGCTCGATCACCGCGCGATTGTAGCGGCTGTGCAGGTTGCGCAGCACGGAGCGGATCGTCCGGGCGTCTTCGACCAGCGACAGCAGGTCACGGCCCGAGCGGTCTTCGCCGGAGGCCGGCTTGAAGACGCATTCGTCGAGCCCGGTCGAGATCAGATAATCCTCGAGGGCGCGCTCGTCCTTCAGATATTGCTCGGACTTGCCGCGCGAGACCTTATAGAGCGGCGGCTGGGCGATGTAGAGAAAGCCGCCATCGATGATCGAGCGCATCTGGCGATAGAAGAAGGTCAGCAGCAGCGTGCGGATATGGGCGCCGTCGACGTCGGCGTCGGTCATCACGATGATCTTGTGGTAGCGCAGCTTGTCGACCGAGAAGTCGTCGCTGATGCCGGTGCCGAGCGCGGTGATCAGCGTGCCGATCTGCTCCGACGACAGCATCTTGTCGGGGCGCACGCGCTCGACATTGAGGATCTTGCCGCGCAGCGGCAGCACCGCCTGGAATTCGCGGTTGCGGCCCTGCTTGGCGCTGCCGCCTGCCGAGTCACCCTCGACGATGAACAGTTCGGACTTCGCCGGATCCTTCTCCTGGCAGTCGGCGAGCTTGCCGGGCAGCGAGGAGACGCTGAGCGGATTCTTGCGGGTCAGCTCGCGTGCCTTGCGTGCAGCCTCGCGGGCGGCGGCGGCCTGGATCACCTTGCCGACGATTTCCTTGGCTTCCTTCGGATTCTCCTCGAACCAGGCCGCCAGCGCCTCGTTCAGGACGTTCTCGACCACCGGTCGAACCTCCGAGGACACCAGCTTGTCCTTGGTCTGCGACGAGAATTTCGGATCGGGCACCTTCACCGACAACACCGCGGTGAGGCCTTCGCGGCAATCGTCGCCGGTCAGCGCGATCTTTTCCTTCTTCGCATTGGCCTCGGCATAGCCGTTGACCTGGCGCGTCAGCGCGCCGCGGAAGCCGGCCAGATGGGTGCCGCCGTCGCGCTGCGGGATGTTGTTGGTGAAGCACAGCACGTTCTCGTGGTAGCTGTCGTTCCACCACAGCGCGGCTTCGACGCCGATGCCGTTGGCTTCCGCGCGCACCATGATCGGCGCCGGCACGATCGCCTTCTTGTTGCGGTCGAGATATTTGACGAATTCCTCGACGCCGCCGGAATAGTGCATCTCCTCGCGCTTCTCGACCGCGTGACGCATGTCGGACAGCACGATGTGGACGCCCGAATTGAGGAAGGCGAGCTCGCGCAGCCGGTGCTCGAGCGTCGCGAAATCATATTCGATGTTCTTGAAGGTCTCGGGCGAGGCGAGGAAGGTGACCTCGGTGCCGCGCTTGCCCGGGGCATCGCCGACCACCTTGAGCGGCGCGACGGCATCGCCGTGCGCGAATTCGATGTAGTGCTCCTTGTCGTCGCGCCAGATCCGCAAGCCCAGCTTGCTGGACAGCGCGTTGACGACGGAGACGCCGACGCCGTGCAGACCGCCGGAAACCTTGTAGGAGTTCTGGTCGAACTTTCCGCCGGCGTGGAGCTGGGTCATGATGACCTCGGCCGCCGAGACGCCTTCGCCCTTGTGGATGCCGACCGGAATGCCGCGGCCGTCGTCGTACACGGTGACGGAATTGTCGGCGTTGAGGGTGACCAGGACGCGGCTTGCATGGCCCGCCAGCGCCTCGTCGATCGCGTTGTCGACGACCTCGTAGACCATGTGGTGCAGGCCGGAACCGTCGTCGGTGTCGCCGATATACATGCCGGGCCGCTTGCGGACGGCGTCGAGGCCCTTCAGCACCCGGATCGATTCCGCACCATATTCGGCCGGAATGGGATGCTCAGATTCGGCAGGGGTCTGCCGGGCAGGTTCAGTCATGTGAGGCCTTCGAGGATGTCCCGAATCAGCTGCACAAAATGAGGCGCTGATTCCGCTATTTGTGCCATGAAAGAGCAGTTGCGCCTAGCGCAAAGTCTCTGTCTACAAACTATTGAATAAATAGGATTTTTTCGACCTGTTTCAAGGCTCTCAAAGGCCGATTCCGGAGGCTCTGAAAAGCCCGATTCGAAGGCAGATTCGAGCCCCTTTCGGAGACGATTCCCCGCCCTTAGGCGCGCCGTGTGGCGCGGCCGGATTCGACGTCGAAAATCTCTCCCGTCGGGCCGATATCGACGAAGGCGGCAGGGTCGGCGCCGGTCATCCAGACCTGTGCGCCGAGCTTGGCGAGCTCGTCGAAGAGCGCCTTGCGCCTATTGGGATCGAGATGGGCGACGACCTCGTCGAGCAGCAGCAGCGGCACGATGCCGGTCATCTCCGCGACCATCGTGGCATGCGCCAGCACCAGCCCGATCAACAGCGCCTTCTGCTCGCCGGTCGAGGCGTCGCGCGCCGGCATGCTCTTCGGCGCGTAGATCACCTGCAGATCGGTCAGATGCGGTCCGTCGAGCGTGCGCCCGGCGGCGGCGTCGCGCGGACGGCTGGCGCGCAGGATCTCGCGGTAGCGGTCCTCCACCGCGGTCGCGGGCTCCTGCAGCAGCGCGTTCTCCATCCAGCCGTCGAGCATGATCTCGGCGGAGGGGAAGGCCGAGGCGGCGCCGCGCTCGTGCAGCATCGCGGCGAGCTTGGCGGCGGTCTGGCCGCG from Bradyrhizobium sp. B124 includes:
- the murA gene encoding UDP-N-acetylglucosamine 1-carboxyvinyltransferase; the encoded protein is MPPIQYIVEGGRRLSGTIEPSGNKNSALPIIAAALLTEHPVTLTNVPRIRDTETLVELCRSVGASAEWTERNTLQIHAKEIRAADLDPALCARIRASILLAGPLLARCGEVALPPPGGDVIGRRRLDTHFLAFEQLGATVTATHRLEFRAARLKGADVFLDEPSVTATENALVAAVAARGTTYLRNAASEPHVQDLANFLVALGAKIEGIGTNTITVHGQATLGGTSYAIQPDHIEVGSLIGLAAVTRSPLRIARAGVEHLRSIRMGFERLGIVCGVEGDDLVVPSNQTMKIQDDFGGHVPKLEDQPWPAFPADLMSIAIVTATQCDGVILMHEKMFESRMFFVDNLIAMGGRIVLCDPHRAIVAGPSRLRGAPMNSPDIRAGMAMLLAAVCANGTSTINNADQIERGYERIDERLNALGAKIKRIPARS
- the gyrB gene encoding DNA topoisomerase (ATP-hydrolyzing) subunit B, producing the protein MTEPARQTPAESEHPIPAEYGAESIRVLKGLDAVRKRPGMYIGDTDDGSGLHHMVYEVVDNAIDEALAGHASRVLVTLNADNSVTVYDDGRGIPVGIHKGEGVSAAEVIMTQLHAGGKFDQNSYKVSGGLHGVGVSVVNALSSKLGLRIWRDDKEHYIEFAHGDAVAPLKVVGDAPGKRGTEVTFLASPETFKNIEYDFATLEHRLRELAFLNSGVHIVLSDMRHAVEKREEMHYSGGVEEFVKYLDRNKKAIVPAPIMVRAEANGIGVEAALWWNDSYHENVLCFTNNIPQRDGGTHLAGFRGALTRQVNGYAEANAKKEKIALTGDDCREGLTAVLSVKVPDPKFSSQTKDKLVSSEVRPVVENVLNEALAAWFEENPKEAKEIVGKVIQAAAAREAARKARELTRKNPLSVSSLPGKLADCQEKDPAKSELFIVEGDSAGGSAKQGRNREFQAVLPLRGKILNVERVRPDKMLSSEQIGTLITALGTGISDDFSVDKLRYHKIIVMTDADVDGAHIRTLLLTFFYRQMRSIIDGGFLYIAQPPLYKVSRGKSEQYLKDERALEDYLISTGLDECVFKPASGEDRSGRDLLSLVEDARTIRSVLRNLHSRYNRAVIEQAAIAGVLTPRITSDIATANSAADYIAKRLDAVADEVERGWIGTFTEGQGFQFERTVRGVKEVAVIDDAFLGSADARKLDEYATRLQEIYVRAGKLRRKDAEQTIHGPIDLFEAVTDAARKGISLQRYKGLGEMNPEQLWETTLDTEARSLLQVKIKEVDEADDIFTKLMGDVVEPRRDFIQENSLSATIDI